Proteins encoded within one genomic window of Bacillus thuringiensis:
- a CDS encoding ABC-2 transporter permease, with amino-acid sequence MRGLLLTNYYLVYRTFFMFMGIAILGSGFVFYFGNASMYRLIATFIILFAAIPALEVIKYESKSGYEKYVLTLPVTRNNIVQSHYLFYFIVVIIGTLLSYSIFYVHASVSDTPIDDIFKSVSLGTFIILNAGAIAYPLLYIFGAEKSDAITIGGACGGLVTYFGLQSVIGYLIEQFPISNLNLSVYVSILYTIFGVIIYIFSFVISVFIYRKKEF; translated from the coding sequence ATGAGAGGTTTATTATTGACGAACTATTATCTAGTGTATCGAACTTTCTTTATGTTCATGGGAATAGCGATATTAGGATCGGGATTTGTTTTTTATTTTGGTAATGCTTCAATGTACCGTTTAATTGCTACATTCATTATCTTATTTGCTGCAATTCCTGCACTTGAAGTTATTAAGTATGAGAGTAAGTCGGGTTATGAAAAATATGTACTTACTTTACCGGTTACTAGAAATAACATTGTGCAAAGTCACTACCTTTTCTATTTTATAGTTGTAATTATTGGTACTTTATTATCGTATAGCATATTTTACGTACATGCTTCAGTTTCAGATACGCCAATTGATGATATATTTAAGAGTGTTTCTTTAGGGACGTTCATCATCCTTAATGCCGGAGCAATAGCCTATCCACTCCTCTATATTTTTGGAGCAGAAAAATCTGATGCTATTACGATTGGAGGCGCATGCGGGGGACTTGTAACTTATTTTGGATTACAAAGTGTAATTGGCTATCTAATAGAACAATTTCCAATATCAAATTTAAATTTATCTGTATACGTTTCAATTCTATATACAATATTTGGCGTT